A genomic window from Mesorhizobium sp. 131-2-1 includes:
- a CDS encoding mechanosensitive ion channel family protein — translation MPIDPQDTLLTVQAGLAQLSSLIVSYSFSAIGAVILLVVGYVVAGLAERSIFAGLGHIHGFDATLRHFFSKIVRYAILILVVIMVLGQFGVQTASIIAAIGAIGLAIGLALQGTLQNIAAGIMLLALRPFRIGEYVEVGPISGTVEEIGLFATRLRTVDGVYVLAPNSTLWNQPVRNYTRNGVRRGDITLTIGSWNDIDLAQKVMLGVAATERRARREPAPIAFVSTVGDSGVAISLRYWTSAADFFATQIDLTKRAKQAFDAEGISVPAPPPEAPSQEPSVTRQ, via the coding sequence ATGCCGATCGATCCCCAGGACACCCTCCTCACCGTGCAGGCTGGCCTTGCGCAGCTCAGCAGCCTGATCGTCTCCTATTCCTTTTCCGCCATAGGCGCCGTCATATTGCTGGTCGTCGGCTATGTCGTCGCCGGCCTTGCCGAGCGCTCCATCTTCGCCGGGCTCGGCCATATCCACGGCTTCGACGCGACGCTGCGCCACTTCTTCTCGAAGATCGTCCGCTACGCCATCCTGATCCTCGTCGTCATCATGGTGCTCGGCCAGTTCGGCGTGCAGACGGCCTCGATCATCGCCGCCATCGGCGCCATCGGCCTCGCCATCGGGCTGGCGCTGCAGGGCACGCTGCAGAACATCGCCGCCGGCATCATGCTGCTTGCGCTAAGACCCTTCCGCATCGGCGAATATGTCGAGGTCGGCCCCATCTCCGGAACGGTCGAGGAGATCGGCCTGTTCGCGACCAGGTTGCGGACGGTCGACGGCGTCTATGTGCTGGCGCCCAATTCGACATTGTGGAACCAGCCGGTGCGCAACTATACGCGCAACGGTGTGCGCCGCGGCGACATCACGCTGACCATCGGCTCGTGGAACGACATCGACCTGGCGCAGAAGGTGATGCTCGGCGTCGCCGCCACCGAACGGCGCGCCAGACGCGAGCCGGCGCCGATTGCCTTCGTCTCCACCGTCGGCGACAGCGGCGTCGCCATCAGCCTGCGCTACTGGACCTCGGCCGCCGATTTCTTCGCCACCCAGATCGATCTCACCAAACGCGCCAAGCAGGCCTTCGACGCCGAAGGCATTTCGGTCCCGGCGCCACCGCCGGAAGCGCCGAGCCAGGAACCGTCCGTGACCAGGCAATAG
- a CDS encoding nicotinate-nucleotide adenylyltransferase, with translation MPHAGKGVAVGLFGGSFNPPHAGHALVAEIALRRLALDQLWWMVTPGNPLKSTRELAPLAERLHLSEQIAKNPKIKVTAFEATHHIRFTADTLALVKARNPGVDFVWIMGADSLRDFHRWQRWRQIAMTFPIAVIDRPGATLSFLSSVVAKTFDYARVDEGDAPRLARMKAPAWTFIHGPRSSLSSSAIRKAAQR, from the coding sequence ATGCCGCATGCCGGCAAGGGCGTTGCCGTGGGTCTGTTCGGCGGCTCGTTCAATCCGCCGCATGCCGGTCATGCGCTGGTGGCCGAGATCGCGCTGCGCCGGCTGGCGCTCGACCAGCTGTGGTGGATGGTGACGCCGGGCAATCCGCTGAAGAGCACGCGCGAGCTGGCGCCACTCGCCGAGCGGTTGCATCTGTCCGAGCAGATCGCAAAGAATCCGAAGATCAAGGTCACCGCTTTCGAGGCCACGCACCACATCCGTTTCACGGCCGACACGCTGGCGCTGGTCAAGGCGCGCAATCCCGGTGTCGACTTCGTCTGGATCATGGGCGCCGACAGCTTGCGCGACTTCCATCGCTGGCAGCGCTGGCGCCAGATCGCCATGACCTTCCCGATCGCCGTCATCGACCGCCCGGGCGCGACGCTCTCCTTCCTGTCTTCGGTGGTCGCCAAGACCTTCGACTATGCCCGCGTCGACGAGGGCGACGCGCCGCGGCTTGCCCGCATGAAGGCGCCGGCCTGGACCTTCATCCACGGTCCGCGCTCGTCGCTGTCGTCGAGCGCTATCCGCAAGGCGGCGCAGCGATGA
- a CDS encoding divergent polysaccharide deacetylase family protein gives MVDIGKDIERPLGQTPRPQRVASRGISSGTVAATLAVLAVIGVSGAIALREKPFRKPQEVAVSTPKVTPAPAATPAPAVETATAAPKVETPKAGGPQIIHVQTEEGDGPPKAAIVIRDPSSIGQNLKVAHIPDRALIEAGETGPLPIRAADGRRPFDVYARPWSGSRGARVAIVIGGLAVSQTGTQAAIAKLPPEVTLGFAPQGNSIGRWMQAARQSGHEIVMQIPLEPFDFPNVNPGRNTLTVAASPDENLKSLHWALSRTTNYTGVMNYMGARFSSDPAAMAPFMAELGKRGLAYVDDGSSARSLAPDLALKDGVPFVAGDSSIDAVQERGAILKKLDELEATARAKGTAVGIGSAFDLTVDTVSAWVAEAKKRGIEIVPISAVAIDPQKG, from the coding sequence TTGGTGGACATCGGCAAGGACATCGAACGCCCGCTCGGGCAGACGCCGCGGCCGCAACGCGTTGCGTCGCGCGGCATCAGCAGCGGCACGGTCGCGGCGACGCTCGCCGTGCTTGCGGTGATCGGGGTCTCCGGCGCGATCGCCCTGCGCGAAAAACCGTTCCGCAAGCCGCAAGAGGTCGCGGTGTCGACGCCGAAGGTGACGCCGGCCCCGGCCGCGACGCCTGCGCCGGCCGTGGAGACGGCGACGGCGGCGCCCAAGGTCGAAACGCCCAAGGCCGGCGGGCCGCAGATCATCCATGTCCAGACCGAGGAAGGCGACGGTCCGCCCAAGGCGGCAATCGTCATCCGCGATCCGTCGTCGATCGGCCAGAACCTGAAAGTCGCGCATATCCCCGACAGGGCGCTGATCGAGGCCGGCGAGACCGGCCCGCTGCCGATCCGCGCCGCCGACGGCAGGCGGCCGTTCGACGTCTATGCGCGGCCCTGGTCGGGATCGCGCGGCGCGCGCGTGGCGATTGTCATCGGCGGGCTTGCCGTTTCGCAGACCGGCACGCAGGCGGCCATCGCCAAATTGCCGCCCGAGGTGACGCTGGGCTTCGCGCCGCAAGGCAACAGCATCGGCCGCTGGATGCAGGCGGCGCGGCAGAGCGGGCACGAGATCGTGATGCAGATCCCGCTCGAGCCGTTCGACTTTCCCAACGTCAATCCCGGCCGCAACACGCTGACGGTGGCGGCGAGCCCGGACGAAAACCTGAAGAGCCTGCATTGGGCGTTGTCGCGGACGACCAACTATACCGGCGTCATGAACTATATGGGCGCGCGGTTCTCGTCCGATCCGGCGGCGATGGCGCCGTTCATGGCCGAACTCGGCAAAAGGGGCCTCGCTTATGTCGATGACGGCTCGTCGGCGCGCAGCCTGGCGCCGGACCTGGCGCTGAAGGACGGCGTGCCCTTCGTTGCCGGCGACTCATCGATCGACGCGGTGCAGGAGCGCGGCGCGATCCTCAAGAAACTGGACGAGCTGGAAGCAACCGCACGGGCCAAGGGCACCGCCGTCGGCATCGGCTCGGCCTTCGACCTGACAGTCGACACCGTCTCGGCCTGGGTGGCCGAGGCGAAGAAGCGCGGTATCGAGATCGTGCCGATCTCGGCGGTAGCGATCGATCCGCAAAAAGGCTAG
- the rsfS gene encoding ribosome silencing factor, whose amino-acid sequence MPSPAGISGNDAVSRAIKTVLASLEDSKAENIVSIDIQGKSSLGDYMVVASGRSHRHVSAVADHLLKALKDAGLGMARVEGLAGADWVLIDSGDIIVHVFRPEVREFYNLEKMWQAPDLEEETLH is encoded by the coding sequence GTGCCTTCGCCGGCCGGGATCAGCGGAAACGACGCCGTGTCTCGCGCCATCAAGACAGTCCTTGCCAGTCTGGAAGACTCCAAGGCCGAAAACATCGTCTCAATCGACATTCAGGGGAAATCGAGCCTCGGCGACTACATGGTCGTCGCCTCGGGCCGATCGCACCGTCATGTCTCGGCTGTCGCCGATCACCTCCTCAAGGCGCTGAAAGATGCCGGCCTCGGCATGGCGCGCGTCGAGGGGCTGGCCGGCGCCGACTGGGTCCTGATCGATTCGGGCGACATCATCGTCCATGTCTTCCGTCCCGAAGTCCGCGAATTCTACAATCTCGAAAAGATGTGGCAGGCGCCGGACCTCGAGGAAGAGACCCTTCACTGA
- the rlmH gene encoding 23S rRNA (pseudouridine(1915)-N(3))-methyltransferase RlmH — protein MKITVHAVGRMKAGPERELADRYFERFAKSGPAVGLEYAGLVEIAEGRAQTANERRREEGQKLQTMLQQGTALVLLDERGKNFSSEDFAGRLGLLRDGGRKALVIAIGGADGHDQSLRDQADLVLSFGALTWPHQLVRVMLGEQLYRAATILSGHPYHRS, from the coding sequence ATGAAGATCACCGTTCATGCCGTGGGCCGGATGAAAGCCGGCCCCGAGAGAGAACTCGCCGACCGCTATTTCGAGCGCTTCGCCAAGAGCGGCCCGGCGGTGGGGCTGGAATATGCCGGCCTTGTCGAGATTGCCGAAGGCCGCGCCCAGACCGCCAATGAGCGCCGGCGCGAGGAAGGCCAGAAGCTGCAGACGATGCTGCAGCAAGGCACGGCGCTGGTCCTGCTCGACGAGCGCGGCAAGAACTTCTCCTCCGAGGATTTCGCCGGCCGCCTCGGCCTGCTGCGTGACGGCGGCCGCAAGGCGCTGGTGATCGCCATCGGCGGCGCCGACGGCCACGACCAATCGCTGCGCGACCAGGCCGATCTGGTGCTGTCGTTCGGCGCGCTGACATGGCCGCATCAGCTGGTGCGGGTGATGCTGGGCGAACAGCTTTATCGCGCGGCCACCATCCTTTCCGGGCACCCCTACCATCGTTCATAA
- a CDS encoding D-amino acid dehydrogenase — MKIFVLGGGVIGVTTAYFLAEAGHEVTVFDRQKGPALETSFANAGEVSPGYASPWAGPGIPLKAIKWLLMKHGPLVVRPAFDPHMWTWLLKMLRNCTAERYALNKSRMVPLAEYSRDTLKALRQTTGIAYDERSKGTLQLFRTQKQLDGTGGDVEVLKKYGVPYEVLDPEGCIAAEPALAGVRGKFVGGLRLPGDETGDCKMFTDRLAELCVARGVTFEYDTVIRRIIRSRNRVHNIHTTKGWKAADAYVMAMGSYSAQAMRWVKRPIPVYPVKGYSITVPIKDADAAPVSTVMDETYKVAITRLGDRIRVGGTAEISGFDMRLHESRRRTLEHSVGDLFPDGSDLKAATFWCGLRPMTPDGPPLVGRSELSNLYLNTGHGTLGWTMACGSAKVLADIISSRVPEINARDLGPERYLK; from the coding sequence ATGAAGATCTTCGTGCTGGGCGGCGGCGTGATCGGGGTCACCACCGCCTACTTCCTTGCCGAGGCCGGCCACGAAGTGACGGTGTTCGATCGCCAGAAAGGTCCGGCGCTGGAAACCAGCTTCGCCAATGCCGGCGAGGTCTCGCCAGGCTATGCCTCGCCCTGGGCCGGCCCGGGCATCCCGCTGAAGGCGATCAAATGGCTGTTGATGAAGCACGGTCCGCTGGTGGTGCGGCCGGCCTTCGATCCGCATATGTGGACGTGGCTTTTGAAGATGCTGCGCAACTGCACGGCCGAGCGCTATGCGCTCAACAAGTCGCGCATGGTGCCGCTTGCCGAATACAGCCGCGATACGCTGAAGGCGCTGCGCCAGACGACCGGCATCGCCTATGACGAGCGGTCCAAGGGCACGCTGCAGCTTTTCCGTACGCAAAAGCAGCTCGACGGCACAGGCGGCGACGTCGAGGTGCTGAAGAAATACGGCGTTCCCTATGAAGTCCTCGATCCCGAGGGCTGCATCGCGGCGGAGCCGGCGCTGGCCGGCGTGCGCGGAAAATTCGTCGGCGGCCTCAGGCTGCCGGGCGACGAAACCGGCGACTGCAAGATGTTCACCGACCGGCTGGCGGAGCTCTGCGTGGCGCGCGGCGTCACCTTCGAATACGACACCGTGATCAGGCGCATCATCCGCAGCCGCAACCGCGTGCACAATATCCACACCACCAAGGGCTGGAAGGCGGCGGATGCCTATGTGATGGCGATGGGCAGCTATTCGGCGCAGGCGATGCGCTGGGTGAAACGGCCGATCCCGGTCTATCCGGTCAAGGGCTATTCGATCACCGTGCCGATCAAGGATGCCGATGCCGCGCCCGTCTCGACGGTGATGGACGAGACCTACAAGGTGGCGATCACCAGGCTCGGCGACCGCATCCGCGTCGGCGGCACGGCGGAGATTTCCGGCTTCGATATGAGGCTGCACGAATCGCGCCGGCGCACGCTGGAGCATTCGGTCGGCGATCTCTTCCCCGATGGCAGCGACCTCAAGGCGGCGACCTTCTGGTGCGGCTTGCGGCCGATGACGCCGGACGGCCCGCCGCTGGTCGGCCGCAGCGAACTGTCCAACCTCTATCTCAACACCGGCCACGGCACGCTCGGCTGGACCATGGCCTGCGGCTCGGCCAAGGTGCTGGCCGACATCATCTCCAGCCGTGTGCCGGAGATCAACGCGCGCGACCTCGGGCCGGAGCGGTATTTGAAGTAG
- a CDS encoding RNA pyrophosphohydrolase, producing the protein MAKKIDPETLPYRPCVGLMILNGDGLVWVGHRIAEPDSEFSGTTQLWQMPQGGIDKGEEPLEAAERELYEETGMRSVSLLAEAPDWINYDLPAHLVGVAFKGRYRGQTQKWFAYRFHGDIGEIQINPPPGGHTAEFDKWAWRPMHDLSGLIVPFKRRVYEEVVAAFQHLVA; encoded by the coding sequence ATGGCCAAAAAGATCGATCCTGAAACACTGCCCTATCGTCCCTGCGTCGGCCTGATGATCCTGAATGGCGACGGGCTGGTCTGGGTCGGCCATCGCATCGCCGAGCCGGACAGCGAGTTCTCCGGCACGACGCAACTCTGGCAGATGCCGCAGGGCGGCATCGACAAGGGCGAGGAGCCGCTCGAGGCGGCGGAGCGGGAGCTCTACGAGGAAACCGGCATGCGCTCGGTCTCGTTGCTCGCCGAGGCGCCGGACTGGATCAACTACGATCTGCCGGCGCATCTGGTCGGCGTCGCCTTCAAGGGACGCTATCGCGGCCAGACGCAGAAATGGTTCGCCTACCGCTTCCACGGAGACATCGGCGAAATCCAGATCAACCCGCCGCCGGGCGGCCACACAGCCGAGTTCGACAAATGGGCATGGCGGCCGATGCATGACCTGTCCGGGCTGATCGTGCCGTTCAAGCGCCGGGTCTATGAAGAGGTGGTGGCGGCGTTCCAGCATCTGGTGGCTTAG
- the alr gene encoding alanine racemase — protein sequence MDDAAERPIPNMEAAGPASAVEAGAILTIDLGAIRENYRRLKARAGSARCAGVVKADGYGLGAAAVAAALAAEGCTSFFVALLSEGIALRKALGRGPVIHVLNGLPPGSENEAVEAGLCAVINSAAQLEAWSEAGQQAGRKLPAAIQVDSGMSRLGMPPAEVEELSHTPDAFDGIAPTLVMSHLACADEPAHPANERQWLAFERLRKMLPEAPASLANSSGIFLGPAFHFDLVRPGAALYGINPTPADPNPMLPVVRLQAKVVQTRSVEKGAGVGYGHTYRAQDALRLATISLGYADGWHRRAVSAAWFENARLPFVGRVSMDSIILDISALPPGRLSEGDLVELLGPSQSVDDAAGHAGTIGYEILTSLGPRFHRRYVND from the coding sequence ATGGACGACGCCGCCGAAAGGCCTATCCCGAACATGGAAGCTGCCGGACCGGCCAGCGCGGTTGAGGCCGGGGCGATCCTGACCATCGATCTCGGCGCCATCAGGGAGAACTACCGGCGGCTGAAGGCGCGGGCGGGCAGCGCCCGTTGCGCCGGCGTGGTCAAGGCCGACGGCTATGGGCTGGGCGCCGCGGCGGTGGCGGCGGCGCTGGCGGCGGAAGGCTGCACCAGCTTCTTCGTCGCCCTGCTCTCCGAAGGCATCGCGCTGCGCAAGGCGCTCGGGCGCGGGCCGGTGATCCATGTGCTGAACGGGCTGCCGCCGGGCTCGGAAAACGAGGCGGTCGAAGCCGGCCTTTGCGCCGTCATCAACAGCGCCGCGCAGCTCGAAGCCTGGAGCGAGGCCGGCCAACAGGCCGGCCGCAAGCTGCCGGCCGCAATCCAGGTCGACAGCGGCATGTCCAGGCTCGGCATGCCGCCGGCGGAGGTCGAAGAGCTGAGCCACACGCCGGATGCCTTCGACGGCATCGCACCCACTTTGGTCATGAGCCATCTCGCCTGCGCCGACGAGCCGGCGCATCCGGCCAACGAGCGGCAGTGGCTGGCGTTCGAGCGCTTGCGCAAGATGCTGCCCGAAGCGCCGGCCTCGCTGGCCAATTCCTCCGGCATCTTTCTCGGGCCGGCCTTCCATTTCGATCTCGTCCGCCCTGGCGCGGCGCTGTACGGCATCAATCCGACGCCGGCGGATCCGAACCCGATGCTGCCGGTGGTGCGGCTGCAGGCCAAGGTGGTACAGACGCGAAGCGTCGAGAAAGGGGCAGGCGTCGGCTACGGCCACACTTATCGCGCGCAGGATGCGCTCAGGCTGGCGACGATCTCGCTCGGCTATGCCGATGGCTGGCACCGGCGCGCCGTCTCCGCCGCCTGGTTCGAAAACGCGCGGCTGCCCTTCGTCGGACGGGTGTCGATGGATTCGATCATCCTCGACATTTCCGCCTTGCCGCCCGGCAGGCTCAGCGAAGGCGACCTGGTCGAACTGCTTGGTCCGTCACAGAGCGTCGACGACGCGGCCGGCCATGCCGGCACGATCGGCTACGAGATCCTGACCAGCCTCGGACCGCGCTTTCACCGGCGCTATGTGAACGACTGA
- a CDS encoding murein hydrolase activator EnvC family protein, producing MSEGWKSKTSSWRARCGLTAAAIVLSLGPVMAENTLDLAPDPDQSRAEYEQVSKEITLSSERLAKLAADIAAVKKDHASITAALIQSAMTEQKLGQDIEDIGAKLEGLKGEQQKIRASLAARRDVLAEVLGALQRMGLNPPPAILVKPEDALSSVRSAILLGAVVPELRQQTEVLLADLKEQTRVTASIEAERARLTTAVGEQTAEKKRLTMLLEAKQKLQAETETEIAAEKQRSQALAAKAGSLKELIASLEADKTRKAADQAKAAEQKSADADQAAPNAAPASTELASLPVPEGNQLTAAAPFSALQGQIALPVTGKIKRRFGADDGNGAVMQGDMVATQSGAIVTAPADGNVLYAGPFRSYGQLLILNAGDGYHVVLAGMSRISVATGQSVLAGEPVGAMGEARVASTSASQNGSATPELYVEFRKDGKPVDPTPWWADRFSGRT from the coding sequence ATGTCTGAAGGCTGGAAATCGAAAACGAGCTCCTGGCGCGCGCGCTGTGGTTTGACCGCGGCCGCGATCGTGCTGTCACTGGGCCCGGTGATGGCCGAGAACACGCTCGACCTAGCGCCCGATCCCGACCAGAGCCGGGCCGAATATGAGCAGGTCTCGAAGGAGATCACCCTGTCTTCCGAGCGGCTGGCCAAGCTTGCCGCCGACATAGCGGCGGTCAAGAAGGATCATGCCTCGATCACCGCGGCGCTGATCCAGTCGGCGATGACGGAGCAGAAGCTCGGCCAGGACATCGAGGACATCGGCGCCAAGCTGGAAGGGCTGAAGGGGGAACAGCAGAAGATCCGCGCCTCGCTGGCGGCGCGGCGCGACGTGCTGGCCGAGGTGCTGGGAGCGTTGCAGCGCATGGGGCTCAATCCGCCTCCAGCGATCCTGGTCAAGCCGGAGGACGCGCTGTCGTCGGTGCGCAGCGCCATCCTGCTCGGCGCGGTGGTGCCGGAATTGCGCCAGCAGACCGAGGTGCTGCTTGCCGATCTCAAGGAGCAGACGCGGGTGACGGCCTCGATCGAGGCTGAGCGGGCACGGCTGACCACGGCTGTCGGCGAACAGACGGCCGAAAAGAAGCGGCTGACCATGCTGCTCGAGGCGAAGCAGAAGCTGCAGGCCGAGACCGAGACCGAGATCGCCGCCGAGAAACAGCGCTCGCAGGCACTGGCCGCCAAGGCGGGCAGCCTGAAGGAACTTATCGCCTCGCTGGAAGCCGACAAGACGCGCAAGGCGGCGGACCAGGCCAAGGCGGCCGAGCAAAAATCGGCCGATGCCGACCAGGCGGCGCCGAACGCGGCGCCGGCCTCGACGGAACTCGCTTCGCTGCCGGTGCCGGAAGGCAACCAGCTCACGGCCGCGGCGCCGTTCTCGGCGCTGCAGGGGCAGATCGCGCTGCCGGTCACCGGCAAGATCAAACGGCGCTTCGGCGCCGACGACGGTAACGGCGCGGTGATGCAGGGCGACATGGTTGCGACACAATCGGGAGCCATCGTCACCGCACCGGCGGATGGAAATGTGCTTTATGCGGGGCCGTTTCGCTCTTATGGTCAACTCTTGATCCTCAACGCCGGCGACGGGTATCATGTCGTCCTGGCTGGGATGAGCAGAATCAGTGTCGCGACTGGCCAGTCGGTGCTCGCAGGAGAACCGGTCGGCGCGATGGGAGAGGCCCGGGTGGCGAGCACCTCGGCCTCGCAGAATGGAAGTGCCACGCCGGAGCTCTACGTCGAGTTCCGCAAGGATGGGAAACCCGTCGATCCGACCCCATGGTGGGCGGACCGTTTTTCTGGAAGGACGTGA
- a CDS encoding MFS transporter, whose translation MLEKNRTTIEREDGKQPAPLIAIASVVVSMALIAIGNGLMFAFIPVRLGADGFDPTWAGLIVTGLSAGGLAGCILTGPLVRRVGHARAFMVLSALIALSNAAIGAGPIPLIWIAARALYGFAICGLFIVAQSWLNDAVPNAIRGRVMAVFYVAYVAGLGVGYATLAAIDIRTAAAPLIGITFTALSILPVGMTRLAQPPPPRAASVALGRAWRISPVGVAGMLAVGGLSMIISGFAPIHATAKGYGQADVALLLSAMPVGTLILQIPLGWISDRTDRRYVLIGAALLALVASLFAISFDGGALAVLLVVYLIWDGASESIYSLSSAHAADRAGKDDLLALSSSMLFAWSLAGFVVPGIVTALSAVYGTGAFIYVGIFIASAFCLFVLWRVLAARPVPPTATGSFAPMSAQAPLPVELCFAPDEQRRPGN comes from the coding sequence ATGCTGGAGAAGAACCGCACCACCATCGAGCGAGAAGACGGCAAGCAGCCGGCGCCGCTGATCGCCATTGCCAGCGTCGTCGTGTCGATGGCGCTGATCGCCATCGGCAACGGGCTAATGTTCGCCTTCATCCCGGTGCGGCTCGGCGCCGACGGCTTCGATCCGACCTGGGCCGGGCTGATCGTCACCGGCCTTTCGGCCGGCGGGCTCGCCGGCTGCATCCTGACCGGCCCGCTGGTGCGCCGGGTCGGTCATGCGCGGGCATTCATGGTGCTTTCGGCGCTGATCGCGCTCTCCAACGCTGCGATCGGCGCAGGCCCGATCCCCCTCATCTGGATCGCGGCGCGGGCGCTCTACGGGTTCGCCATATGCGGCCTGTTCATCGTCGCCCAGAGCTGGCTCAACGATGCCGTGCCCAATGCCATACGCGGCCGCGTCATGGCGGTGTTCTACGTCGCCTATGTCGCGGGCCTCGGTGTCGGCTATGCGACGCTTGCCGCCATCGACATCCGGACGGCGGCCGCGCCGCTGATCGGCATCACCTTCACGGCGCTGTCGATCCTGCCGGTCGGCATGACCCGGCTTGCGCAGCCGCCACCGCCGCGGGCGGCATCCGTCGCGCTTGGCCGCGCCTGGCGGATCTCGCCGGTCGGCGTCGCCGGCATGCTCGCCGTCGGCGGCCTGTCGATGATCATCTCCGGTTTCGCGCCGATCCATGCCACCGCCAAGGGCTACGGCCAGGCGGATGTGGCGCTGCTGTTGTCGGCCATGCCGGTCGGCACGTTGATCCTGCAGATACCGCTCGGCTGGATTTCGGACCGGACCGACCGGCGCTATGTGCTGATCGGCGCGGCACTGCTTGCCCTCGTTGCCAGCTTGTTCGCCATCAGCTTCGATGGCGGGGCGCTGGCCGTTCTGCTCGTGGTCTACCTGATCTGGGACGGGGCGTCGGAATCGATCTATTCGCTGTCCAGCGCGCATGCCGCCGACCGCGCGGGCAAGGATGACCTGCTGGCCTTGTCGAGCTCGATGCTGTTTGCCTGGTCGCTGGCTGGGTTTGTCGTGCCGGGCATCGTGACGGCGCTTTCCGCGGTCTACGGCACCGGAGCCTTCATCTATGTCGGAATCTTCATTGCCTCGGCGTTCTGCCTGTTCGTCTTGTGGCGGGTGCTGGCGGCGCGGCCGGTGCCGCCGACCGCGACTGGCAGCTTCGCGCCGATGAGCGCGCAGGCGCCGCTGCCGGTGGAACTCTGCTTCGCACCGGACGAGCAGCGCCGCCCCGGCAATTAG
- a CDS encoding S41 family peptidase, with the protein MMRKLSLLFAGALMGASAMSLVYGAPGSTANAAGSETYKQLAIFGDIFERVRAQYVTPPDDKSLVENAINGMLASLDPHSSYMNAEQAQDMRVQTKGEFGGLGIEVTMENDLVKVITPIDDTPAAKAGVLAGDYIAKIDGEEVRGLTLNDAVEKMRGPVNTPIKLTILRQGADKPIELTVVRDIIKVKAVKFRVENDIGYMKITSFTEKTYDDLENAIDSIKKQVPADKLKGYVLDLRLNPGGLLDQAVSVSDAFLDRGEIVSTRGRDPKDVTRFDARAGDDINGKPMIVLVNGGSASASEIVAGALQDLRRATVVGTQSFGKGSVQTIIPLGENGALRLTTALYYTPSGKSIQGKGITPDIKVEQPLPPDLQGRDLTRGESDLKGHIKGADEGATGSGSAAYVPPDPKDDLQLIYAEQLLRGQKTDPSFPPNPQKAVLNQ; encoded by the coding sequence ATGATGCGGAAACTTTCGCTTCTGTTCGCCGGCGCGCTGATGGGCGCGTCAGCGATGAGCCTGGTCTACGGCGCGCCAGGCTCGACGGCGAACGCTGCGGGCTCCGAGACCTACAAGCAACTGGCGATCTTCGGCGACATTTTCGAGCGCGTGCGGGCACAGTATGTGACGCCGCCGGACGACAAGTCGCTGGTCGAGAACGCCATCAACGGCATGCTGGCCTCGCTTGATCCGCACTCGTCCTACATGAACGCCGAACAGGCGCAGGACATGCGCGTGCAGACCAAGGGCGAGTTCGGCGGCCTCGGCATCGAGGTCACCATGGAGAACGACCTGGTCAAGGTGATCACGCCGATCGACGACACGCCGGCCGCCAAGGCGGGTGTGCTGGCCGGCGACTACATCGCCAAGATCGATGGCGAGGAAGTGCGCGGCCTGACCCTGAACGACGCCGTCGAGAAGATGCGCGGTCCGGTCAACACGCCGATCAAGCTCACCATCCTGCGCCAGGGCGCCGACAAGCCGATCGAACTGACGGTGGTGCGCGACATCATCAAGGTCAAGGCGGTCAAGTTCCGGGTCGAGAACGACATCGGCTACATGAAGATCACCTCGTTCACCGAGAAGACCTATGACGATCTCGAGAACGCCATCGACAGCATCAAGAAGCAGGTGCCGGCCGACAAGCTCAAGGGCTACGTGCTCGACCTGCGCCTCAATCCGGGCGGTCTGCTCGACCAGGCGGTGAGCGTGTCGGACGCCTTCCTCGACCGTGGCGAGATCGTCTCGACGCGCGGCCGCGATCCGAAGGACGTCACCCGTTTCGACGCGAGGGCGGGCGACGACATCAACGGCAAGCCAATGATCGTGCTGGTCAATGGCGGCTCGGCGAGCGCATCCGAAATCGTCGCCGGCGCGCTGCAGGACCTGCGCCGCGCCACGGTGGTCGGCACGCAGTCCTTCGGCAAGGGCTCGGTGCAGACCATCATCCCGCTCGGCGAGAACGGCGCGCTCAGGCTGACGACGGCGCTCTATTACACGCCGTCCGGCAAGTCGATCCAGGGCAAGGGCATAACGCCCGACATCAAGGTCGAGCAGCCGCTGCCGCCGGACCTGCAGGGCAGGGATCTGACCCGCGGCGAATCGGATCTCAAGGGCCACATCAAGGGTGCAGACGAGGGCGCAACGGGCTCCGGCTCGGCCGCCTATGTGCCGCCGGATCCGAAGGACGATTTGCAGCTGATCTACGCCGAGCAGCTGCTGCGCGGCCAGAAGACCGATCCGTCCTTCCCGCCGAATCCGCAGAAGGCCGTGCTGAACCAGTAA